The following is a genomic window from Paenibacillus sp. FSL R5-0766.
AACCCATCCTTTGCGAGCGGGTATTAGCTCCTTCGGAGCAAACGGCAGTAACGCCCATTTGATTGTTGAAGAATATGCACCAACAGCAGTAAATTCCACTTCAGATTTGGAGTCCGAGCTTCCAGTCATTGTTCCGTTATCTGCCAAAAGTCAAACAAGTCTGCTTGATCATGTGCGCGACATGATGAATTATCTCTCCACCAGTAAGGAACATCAAAATTCCGCCGCCACACTGGGAATCAAGCTATCCAATCTAGCATACACGCTGCAGGTGGGCAGAGAGCATATGCGATACAGGGTTGCCTTTGTTGTCAGTTCTCTTGAAGAGCTGAGAAGGAAATGTACAGAGTATGTGCAAAGCAAAGACCAAGGCCAGCGGATTGGATCTTTGAACAGTCGGGTTGGTTATGAGGGAGAAGTCAGGCTTCAAGAAGATGCGATCACAGAACTGTTTCAATCAGATGAAGACATTCGGACAGCAATCGAAATATGGATGAACAAAAGAAAGATGGCTTCAATCGCTGAAGTATGGGCCAAAGGAATAACCATTGTTTGGAACAGCATGTACCAGAAGGACAGCAGGCCTACTCGAATCAGTCTCCCTACCTATTCATTTCAAAGAGAACGCTATTGGGTCCCCATGGTCCATGCAAAAAGGGAGAGCGGGACTGCAGGTTTCGGCAAAAAGGTTACAGTTCTGCACTCCATGCTGCACCACAACCGTTCGGATCTGCTGCGGGGCCAGTGGTACAGTAGTCAGTTCAATGGCAATGAGCCTTTCCTAAGCGATCATGTGGTGCAGGGGCATAAGCTGCTTCCAGCTGTTGTTCAGCTGGAAATGGCCCGGGCAGCAGCAGCGCATGCAGCGAATTGGCCTCCGCTCACACACAGTCTGCTGCTGCGGCATGTAATGTGGAGCAGGCCGCTCGTTGTTGGAGAGGAGCCTCTGGAGGTTCATCTCGTGCTGGAGGCCGAGGCAGATGGAAGTCTGTCCTATAAAATATCGGCAGCGTCATCAATTGAATCTGGAGAAGCGGTGTATAGTCAAGGGCGTGTAAGTGTGGGACGACCTCTCGCAGAAGCCGTGCAAACCTTGGATTTGCACGCTGTACGCAGCCGGTGTACAGATGGACAGGCCAGTGGGGCAGTTTGTTATGAAGCATTCCGAAAACTGGGTCTGAAGTACGGTCCGTCCCATCAGACCATTGCCGAATTGCAATGGGGGGCAAACGAGGCCTTGGCGCAGCTGCGTCTGCCACAAGCGCTCTTCGAAGGGCAAGCGGACACCATGCTGCATCCCGGTATGGTGGATGGGGCCTTGCAAGCATCCATCGCCCTGCTGGCCGGAGATCAGATCGCGGAAGTGGTGAGATCCACTACTCTGGAGGGTGCAGTAAGCTTGGAGAGCACGGCCCTTGCGAGCACAACAGAACGACATGGGAACCCGCCCGCTTCCGCTCCGTTGCCTTTTGCGCTGGAGGAGGCGGAAGTGATATCTCCTTGTCAGGCGCACATGTGGGCGGTGGTGCGTGTTCGCCCCGAGTCTGCGGCATCTTCCGCTGCGGAGGCTAGCGTCCGTAAACTGGATCTGGAGCTGTGCGATTCAGAGGGACAGGTTTGCATTCGACTGCGGGGCGTGACCTCGCGTGTACCCGAAAGCCGGGAAGGTGTGCTGCTGGTGCAGCCCGAGTGGCAGGAGCTGCCGAAGCGCTCTCTACCGGCTGAAGCTGTGGGGGTTGAACCCGCGGTGCTGCTGTGTAATTGGGCCCCGCAAGACTTCGCGGCTGCGGATGTGTCCTGGAAGCAGATGGTGTTAACGGGGGCGTTGGAGGCGCGGTACGGACAGGCTGTTCAGGCCATTCTGCACCATGTGCAGCAGCAGCTTGCGATGCAGCGAAGCCACCGGATGGCTGTGCAGGTCGTCGTGGCGGGAGATGAACAAGGAAGACGGTTCGCTGGTTTGAGCGGGCTGCTGCGGACGGTGAGGCTGGAGCATCCGGGCTGTCTGGCACAGCTTGTCGAAGTCCAGCCAGAGACATCTGCCGCTATGTTGATCGAGCAGCTGCACCAGTGTGCGCTGCATGCGGAGGAGAGCCACCTGCGTTGGGAAGCGGGTGAGCTGAAGCGAGCGGGCTGGCAGGCGGTTGACGTGGACAGAGATGAGAACGTGGACACGAATGAGATGACGAATGGGAATGCAGAGACAGAGGTGAAGACAAAGCGGAAGACCAGTGTTCCACGGTTGTCCCCTTGGAGAGACGGAGGCGTGTACGTCATTACAGGCGGAGCCGGTGGCCTGGGACGGATCTGGGCCCGGGAGATTTCAGTCCAAACGGAAGGCAGTACGCTTATATTGACTGGTCGATCCCCAACGATGCCAGAGACGGTACAGCGAGAGATGGCGCAACTTCCTGCCCGGGTACTTTATGAAACGGTGGACGTCACCAACAGAGAGGCGGTCAATGCACTGTTTCGGCGTCTTCGTCAGCAGTATGGCCGGGTGAACGGGGTGCTGCATTGTGCCGGAGAGATCCGGGACAGTCTGATACGGTACAAAACGGAAAGCGACTGGCAGGCCGTGCTGGCTCCGAAAGTAGTCGGCATACGGAATCTGGAAGAAGCGATCGGGACAGAAGCGCTGGATGTGCTGCTGCTGTTCTCCTCGGGTGCAGCGGTGACGGGGAATGCAGGGCAGGGTGATTATGCCGCCGCGAATGGGTATATGGATGCGTATGCGGTGAGCCGAAATGCGCGGATGAAACGCGGGGAGTGTCAGGGTCGAACCTTGTCCATTAACTGGCCGCTGTGGGAAGAAGGCGGGATGCAGCTGGAGGAAGAGGGGAAGGCGCGTCTGTGGAACCAGCATGGACTAAGACCGCTGGGAACCACGTCGGGTGTGAAGGCGCTGTATCAGGCTTGGGCGAGTGGAAGCAGTCAGGTTGCGGTGGCGGAAGGCAATCTGTTGGCGCTGCGCAGAAGCCTGCTGGAGCCGATAGATTCGTGGTCAACTGAACCGATGGAGTCAGCAAACACTAACGTAAACACTAACGCTAACGGGCATAGACCTTCCCCGGAATCGTTATCCATCAAGCTTGGAGCCCCTCTGGCGGGAGGCATGACCCAACAGGAAGCTGTATCTGTGCTCACGTTGGAAGTGGCCGCTTTGTTGAACGTAAGGGAGCAGGAGATTGATCCGGACATGGACTGGAGTGAATATGGTTTGGACCCGGTGCAATGGAGTGAACTTTCCCGCAGACTGCTAACTCGGCATGGATGGGATATTTCTGCAGAGACACTGTTGGAACAAATGAGCCTCCACGCAACCGCTGAGCAGTTCGTGGGTCAATTAAACCTTGCCAAGAGTTCAACAGCAGATATATCTGCGAGTATTGAGAATACGGAAGAATTCACCGAACTTGAAGGCAATCGTGAGGATAGAACGATCCTTTGGTTAATTGAAAAATTGGCACCCGTGATTGGCTTGCCAGAATCAAGGATTGAGCCGGATGCCCCACTGGAGCAATATGGTATCGATTCGCTGCTCATTATGAAGATGACGGACGTACTGGAGAATGAATTGGGTTCCCTTTCCAAAACGCTGTTCTTTGAATATCAGACCCTGAGGGAACTATGTCATTACTTTATGAACATGCATCAGGTGCGTTTGGATAAGCTGCTTCAACAACAAGGGATGAAACCAGCCGGAACGTCGCAGAAGAATGTGTTAGCGAATGTACAGAATGTGTCGGACTCTCGAACGCACGCACCAACGCACACCATGATGTTGAAGCGAAAGCTGCTGACAGGAACCCCATTCGAAGCCGAAGCCGAACCTATTTTGAAAAAAACGGATTTGGACCTGTCCATTCATATGGACTCACCCTCTGGTGGTGGAAAAGACTCGAATAATGAGCATCAGGATATTGCGATTATTGGAATGGCTGGCAGATATCCAGGTGCCCGTAATACCGGGGAATTTTGGCATAACCTGCGAAATGGTGTGGACAGTATTACCGAGATTCTATCGGAACGTTGGGATCACGGGCAGGTGTATAACCCAGAGCCAGGAATTCCAGGCAAAACCTATGGCCGTTGGGGTGGTTTTTTGGATGGTGTAGATGAGTTTGACCCGTTGTTTTTCAAGGTGTCTCCTCGTGAAGCCGAAACAATGGACCCTCAAGAACGACTTTTTTTGCAGTGTGTATATGAAACACTGGAAGATTCGGGATACACAAGACAAAGCTTGAGCACGGAGAAAGTGGGCGTCTATGTAGGTGTGATGTATGAGGAGTATCAGCTCTATGGGGCCCAGAATTCCATGGCATTCAACGGTAATCCTTCTTCCATTGCCAATCGGGTTTCGTATTTCTGTAATTTTCGCGGACCAAGCATGGCCGTGGATACAATGTGTTCGTCGTCATTAACATCCATTCATTTGGCCTGTCAAAGCCTGAGACAGAACGAGTGCCAGGTAGCTGTAGCTGGCGGTGTGAATGTGTCGGTTCATCCCAACAAATATATTCTTTTGTCTCAAGGGAAGTTTCTGTCCAGCAAAGGACGGTGTGAGAGTTTTGGCCAAGGTGGGGACGGCTATGTTCCGGGTGAAGGCGTCGGCGCGGTTCTGTTGAAACCGTTGGCGAGAGCCATAGCGGATGGCGACCGGATTCACGGTGTGATCAAAGGATCAGCGCTGAATCACGGAGGCAAAACCAATGGATATACCGTGCCAAATCCCAACGCACAGGCTGAGGTTATCGGTGACGCCCTGCTTGAAGCAGGGATCGATCCGCGAACGATCAGTTACGTGGAGGCGCATGGAACAGGAACCTCGCTCGGGGACCCTATTGAAGTGGCCGGTTTAACAAAAGCATTTCAGCGGACGGTCCAATCCAACTTCAAGTGTGCCATCGGTTCAGCCAAATCCAACATTGGTCACTGCGAGAGCGCAGCAGGCATTGCGGCGGTAACCAAAGTGTTGCTGCAGCTGCAGCATGGGGAACTCGCGCCATCCTTGCACGCGGAAGAGACCAATCCAAACATTGATTTTACCCAGAGTCCATTTGTGGTTCAGAGGGTGCTCGAACCATGGAAGCGTCCGGAAATAGATGGAGTGCAGATCCCAAGACGTGCAGGCGTATCTTCATTTGGAGCTGGGGGTGCCAATGCACATATCATCATTGAAGAGTATACCCCGACAGGTATGTATCCGGAACAGATAACAGTTGGCAAAGATCACCCTAAATCTCCTGTTATCGTTGTGCTGTCCGCAAGAAATCAGGAACGACTCTTGGCAAAGGCCAAAGACTTGCTTGAGGTGTTATGTACCGGAATATATGAGGATTCGGATATGAGGAACCTGTCCTATACTTTGCAAGTTGGACGTGAATCGATGGAGGAGCGTCTGGGCTTGCTAGCGGCGTCCATAGAGGAACTCATTACGAAACTAAAAGAGTATATTGACCCGGCAAACGATATGGAAACACAAGCTTCCCAGAATTTGTTCTATACCGGTCATGTGAAAAAGGGTAGAGAGATGCTTTCCATCCTTAGTCGGGATGAGGACATGGAAGAAATGGTGAATCGGTGGATTCAGAAGGGCCAGCATGAGAAATTATTGGAATTATGGGTACAGGGTCTGAACCTGGACTGGAATACATTATATGTTGCTGAGGGTAAACCCCAACGGATCGGTCTCCCAACCTATCCTTTTGCAAGAGAAAGGTACTGGATTCCGCAGCAAGCTCAGGCCAACATGATAAGTGAATCAAAGGTTGAGGAGGAGGAACCTCCTCTTGCAAACCCATCGGAGCCATCGGACCATAATCTTATGCTGACCCCAATATGGGAAGTAGTCGAAAAGACTGAAAAGTCCGAATTCAATCCTGGAAATAAACGATGGCTGGTGATTGGAGGTACAACGGAGCAATGGGAGATGGTTCATCAGATCCATGCAAAATCAATCCGTATGGATGCGGAAACGGCTGTAGATCCCGTCAGTCTGATGAATGCCTTGAAAAAGGTCGATACGATTGATCATATCATTTGGTTATCCAATCATATGTCTCTCCC
Proteins encoded in this region:
- a CDS encoding SDR family NAD(P)-dependent oxidoreductase, yielding MIGRNQETYVQRLSHSNAIVQDHRVHGICTLPGVTLLDMIYRLSALYLETHCVELRQILFTTPIVTSEQFDREIAVTFSPVPSELQWRVTITSNKVMNGTIDQGSEEQHMQCTMFLVDPEFNPPVSHVQDLKTQSRDQWSMDEVYQLARQVNIEHGPFMQTSGVVYQYENQELMCLNLSEQASVYSNDFYAHAAFLDGATFAGSSFRLKEKAQGMFDDQTPYIPFMIERFCIYGPLPDTIGVHSLARPLINDNSVSSPDLISTDIRVVDSAGKSLVEFERLTAKRIRNPHLIQKWAEVHQNPNGVEGSGSEDASVPELATQVNIQDSPLSIDDISELSNQRRGVPEGNTKQVADYLKVEIGKVLGTSEANLDTELGFYQMGLDSLQLINLSRTLENKVKEQLYPTLLFEYSNIKSLAVYLHQHWPEAFTENQYTESKASASKASIKTSELNHDRGKSDDYSSIMLEPFWEEVTLHMRNTSNTVRSHVVILCEQAIGHDQMIKECFPQSEVVTLTSERTMPQSFEQMCEQCIVWLQNYMQQFPKAETHIQIIGPSGTGTDFSGAMVALLRTAHAENPHLHGQIITVNDIHNVTRTQWADWLDKERVTHSSGVSEVYYTGKSRVRMVKKYREKPIPMLQKSQYVAKDGVYLITGGLGGLGLMVGRHLAQQGRITLALVGRSSLGKKESNKISELKSLGADVHYFQADLTHSEQTSHVIQQIRTSLGVIRGIIHCAGVTRDQFILQKTKENISEVLGPKVSGLWYLDEYTRDQPLDFFILFSSLSAVLGNMGQADYACGNAFMDRFAERRQQQVVAGQRSGRTLSINWPLWANGGMSIDPVYQQQLEAKTGLAPLPQDEGMQLFDSLMMNASTQTVVMYGKPSFIRNFAQTTIHVEGLSAAKVLNHEVPRKEKRPSEMHTEDIAIIGVAGRYPMARNVDEFAANLLSGKDCITGFPRDRWEQGRFSYTPDSYYQFGGFIDKIDEFDPLFFNLSPRQAEMMDPQARLFLETAWEACEDAGFRVERSQHQDTSTGTRSVGVFAGVFWNHYELFASELTDRGVPTSLGVSAASVANMVSYCMNFHGPSLAVDTMCSSALTAIHLACESIRNEECEYALAGGVNVITHPHRYMFLKEAQLLSSDGRCRSFGEGGDGYVPGEGAGTVLLTSLSHAEEQGYSIYGVIKGSAINHGGKTSGPTVPDSTAQSEVIKHAFKRSGVDPRTVSYIETHGTGTSLGDPIEVQGLNKALADWSLPEQSCAIGSLKSNIGHLEAAAGVAALTKVLLQMKHNRIFPSLHAERLNPYIPFQNTPFYVEREGKDWRTMKADRNTPETHPLRAGISSFGANGSNAHLIVEEYAPTAVNSTSDLESELPVIVPLSAKSQTSLLDHVRDMMNYLSTSKEHQNSAATLGIKLSNLAYTLQVGREHMRYRVAFVVSSLEELRRKCTEYVQSKDQGQRIGSLNSRVGYEGEVRLQEDAITELFQSDEDIRTAIEIWMNKRKMASIAEVWAKGITIVWNSMYQKDSRPTRISLPTYSFQRERYWVPMVHAKRESGTAGFGKKVTVLHSMLHHNRSDLLRGQWYSSQFNGNEPFLSDHVVQGHKLLPAVVQLEMARAAAAHAANWPPLTHSLLLRHVMWSRPLVVGEEPLEVHLVLEAEADGSLSYKISAASSIESGEAVYSQGRVSVGRPLAEAVQTLDLHAVRSRCTDGQASGAVCYEAFRKLGLKYGPSHQTIAELQWGANEALAQLRLPQALFEGQADTMLHPGMVDGALQASIALLAGDQIAEVVRSTTLEGAVSLESTALASTTERHGNPPASAPLPFALEEAEVISPCQAHMWAVVRVRPESAASSAAEASVRKLDLELCDSEGQVCIRLRGVTSRVPESREGVLLVQPEWQELPKRSLPAEAVGVEPAVLLCNWAPQDFAAADVSWKQMVLTGALEARYGQAVQAILHHVQQQLAMQRSHRMAVQVVVAGDEQGRRFAGLSGLLRTVRLEHPGCLAQLVEVQPETSAAMLIEQLHQCALHAEESHLRWEAGELKRAGWQAVDVDRDENVDTNEMTNGNAETEVKTKRKTSVPRLSPWRDGGVYVITGGAGGLGRIWAREISVQTEGSTLILTGRSPTMPETVQREMAQLPARVLYETVDVTNREAVNALFRRLRQQYGRVNGVLHCAGEIRDSLIRYKTESDWQAVLAPKVVGIRNLEEAIGTEALDVLLLFSSGAAVTGNAGQGDYAAANGYMDAYAVSRNARMKRGECQGRTLSINWPLWEEGGMQLEEEGKARLWNQHGLRPLGTTSGVKALYQAWASGSSQVAVAEGNLLALRRSLLEPIDSWSTEPMESANTNVNTNANGHRPSPESLSIKLGAPLAGGMTQQEAVSVLTLEVAALLNVREQEIDPDMDWSEYGLDPVQWSELSRRLLTRHGWDISAETLLEQMSLHATAEQFVGQLNLAKSSTADISASIENTEEFTELEGNREDRTILWLIEKLAPVIGLPESRIEPDAPLEQYGIDSLLIMKMTDVLENELGSLSKTLFFEYQTLRELCHYFMNMHQVRLDKLLQQQGMKPAGTSQKNVLANVQNVSDSRTHAPTHTMMLKRKLLTGTPFEAEAEPILKKTDLDLSIHMDSPSGGGKDSNNEHQDIAIIGMAGRYPGARNTGEFWHNLRNGVDSITEILSERWDHGQVYNPEPGIPGKTYGRWGGFLDGVDEFDPLFFKVSPREAETMDPQERLFLQCVYETLEDSGYTRQSLSTEKVGVYVGVMYEEYQLYGAQNSMAFNGNPSSIANRVSYFCNFRGPSMAVDTMCSSSLTSIHLACQSLRQNECQVAVAGGVNVSVHPNKYILLSQGKFLSSKGRCESFGQGGDGYVPGEGVGAVLLKPLARAIADGDRIHGVIKGSALNHGGKTNGYTVPNPNAQAEVIGDALLEAGIDPRTISYVEAHGTGTSLGDPIEVAGLTKAFQRTVQSNFKCAIGSAKSNIGHCESAAGIAAVTKVLLQLQHGELAPSLHAEETNPNIDFTQSPFVVQRVLEPWKRPEIDGVQIPRRAGVSSFGAGGANAHIIIEEYTPTGMYPEQITVGKDHPKSPVIVVLSARNQERLLAKAKDLLEVLCTGIYEDSDMRNLSYTLQVGRESMEERLGLLAASIEELITKLKEYIDPANDMETQASQNLFYTGHVKKGREMLSILSRDEDMEEMVNRWIQKGQHEKLLELWVQGLNLDWNTLYVAEGKPQRIGLPTYPFARERYWIPQQAQANMISESKVEEEEPPLANPSEPSDHNLMLTPIWEVVEKTEKSEFNPGNKRWLVIGGTTEQWEMVHQIHAKSIRMDAETAVDPVSLMNALKKVDTIDHIIWLSNHMSLPPTSLNHMILAQNMGVKNVFRIIKAMIQLGYGHRPLEWSFLTCQTQSVWSSDPVNPADAGVHGLASSMAQEFPQWSVRLVDLQAGNINERSIRGALSLEPKSKGDFQVHRNNRWYSQELVRLESNTPQDNNNYRYGGIYVVIGGAGGIGEVWSEYMIRTYQARVIWIGRSEYNDEIRHKQNRLSALGAAPEYISANAASEEELMSAYETIKSRFKTINGIVHSAIVLQDGSLEQMTEEQFQHVFVAKLDVSVVMANIFAKENLDFVLFFSSMNSFTRQPGQSNYSAGCMFKDSFAHWLRQSWTCPVKIMNWGFWGSVGRVASLEYRERMNRMGVSSIEAPEAMEALEMLMSIDLTQAALLKTKIYSIPGINMQKSVQVYKSDQPLKASSPVNRDLVHTSHPDKNTGHLLQEMEPLLAKLMWVQLQASGWFESDVSSGTLTELTQNLSDTYAHWIRGSLTALVRYGYLMKTDFGYRVCNYDAPNAETAWQEWEHNKPGWIKHHGAESQIRLVETMLKALPDIIGGKCLATEIMFPDSSMELVGGIYT